In Pseudonocardia sp. C8, one genomic interval encodes:
- the cydD gene encoding thiol reductant ABC exporter subunit CydD, with protein MSPTTGGPPVDPRLFRAASAVRTQLLVAAACGVAATGLILAQAWLVSRVVAGVTSTTAAALLPLVAGVAAVALARALLSYGAEWAALRSAARAKSQLRMRLVRRLAAAPPDPARSTGELVTLATRGLDALDDYFARYLPQLVLAVLVPVAVLVVVADADWISAVVVGVTLPLIPLFMALVGMHTRARTEWQWHLLSRLGGHFLDVVQGLPTLALFRRATVVAEKVRDTTDEHRHATMGTLRVAFLSAFVLELLATLAVALVAVEVGLRLLYGGLDYPTALFVLILAPEAYLPLREVGARFHASMEGVAAARQVFTELDRPVGGAAGGTTPPPVPDPAGRALLVDGLRVRHPGASGEALSGLSLAVRPGESVLLRGPSGSGKSTLLGVLLGVVAPTGGTVRIPDRDGEPADLAELDLDAWRRGIAWVPQQPHLFAGSVADNVRLGDPDASDAAVHAAARRSGLDAVVARLPRGWDTPLGEGGARLSSGERQRVALARAFLRDAPLVLLDEPTAHLDPDSAAAVRAAAADLLRGRTALVVAHDAGWAEHTDRTVHVVDGVVPADPATREEAFR; from the coding sequence ATGAGTCCCACGACCGGGGGGCCGCCGGTCGACCCGCGGCTGTTCCGGGCCGCGAGCGCGGTGCGGACCCAGCTGCTGGTCGCGGCGGCCTGCGGCGTCGCGGCGACCGGGCTGATCCTGGCCCAGGCCTGGCTGGTGTCCCGGGTGGTCGCCGGCGTCACCTCGACCACTGCGGCCGCGCTGCTGCCGCTGGTCGCCGGGGTGGCCGCGGTGGCGCTCGCCCGGGCGCTGCTGTCCTACGGCGCCGAGTGGGCGGCGCTGCGCAGTGCCGCCCGTGCCAAGTCCCAGCTGCGGATGCGGCTGGTCCGCCGGCTGGCCGCCGCACCACCGGACCCGGCCCGCTCCACCGGCGAGCTCGTCACCCTCGCGACCCGCGGCCTCGACGCCCTCGACGACTACTTCGCCCGCTACCTGCCCCAGCTGGTGCTCGCGGTGCTGGTCCCGGTCGCGGTGCTGGTCGTCGTCGCCGACGCCGACTGGATCTCCGCCGTCGTCGTCGGGGTCACGCTGCCGCTGATCCCGCTGTTCATGGCACTGGTCGGGATGCACACCCGGGCCCGCACCGAGTGGCAGTGGCACCTGCTGTCCCGGCTGGGCGGGCACTTCCTCGACGTCGTGCAGGGCCTGCCGACGCTCGCCCTGTTCCGCCGGGCGACCGTGGTGGCCGAGAAGGTCCGCGACACCACCGACGAGCACCGCCACGCCACGATGGGGACGCTGCGGGTGGCGTTCCTCTCGGCGTTCGTGCTCGAGCTGCTCGCCACCCTGGCGGTCGCCCTGGTCGCCGTCGAGGTCGGGCTGCGGCTGCTCTACGGCGGCCTGGACTACCCGACGGCGCTGTTCGTGCTGATCCTGGCCCCGGAGGCGTACCTGCCGCTGCGCGAGGTCGGTGCCCGGTTCCACGCGAGCATGGAGGGCGTCGCCGCCGCCCGGCAGGTGTTCACCGAGCTGGACCGGCCGGTCGGCGGCGCGGCCGGGGGCACGACGCCGCCGCCGGTCCCCGACCCGGCCGGCCGCGCCCTGCTGGTGGACGGGCTGCGGGTCCGCCATCCCGGCGCGTCCGGCGAGGCGCTGTCCGGGTTGTCGCTGGCCGTGCGGCCCGGCGAGTCGGTGCTGCTGCGCGGGCCGTCCGGGTCCGGCAAGTCGACGTTGCTGGGCGTGCTCCTCGGCGTCGTCGCCCCCACCGGCGGGACGGTCCGCATCCCCGACCGGGACGGCGAACCGGCGGACCTCGCCGAGCTCGACCTCGACGCGTGGCGGCGCGGCATCGCCTGGGTCCCCCAGCAGCCGCACCTGTTCGCCGGGTCGGTCGCCGACAACGTCCGGCTCGGTGACCCGGACGCCTCCGACGCCGCCGTGCACGCCGCGGCCCGGCGGTCCGGGCTGGACGCCGTCGTCGCGCGGCTGCCGCGCGGCTGGGACACCCCGCTCGGTGAGGGCGGGGCCCGGCTGTCGTCCGGTGAACGGCAGCGGGTGGCCCTGGCCAGGGCGTTCCTGCGGGACGCCCCGCTGGTGCTGCTCGACGAGCCCACCGCGCACCTCGACCCGGACTCGGCGGCAGCGGTCCGCGCCGCGGCCGCGGACCTGCTGCGCGGGCGGACCGCGCTCGTCGTCGCGCACGACGCCGGGTGGGCCGAGCACACCGACCGCACCGTGCACGTCGTGGACGGCGTGGTGCCCGCCGACCCCGCCACCCGCGAGGAGGCGTTCCGATGA
- the cydC gene encoding thiol reductant ABC exporter subunit CydC encodes MRPAGPWSLARTVLRRRARGIAAGALLGALATACGAGLLSLAAWLLATAAEHPPVTALSVAVVLTRALGVGRGVARYAERLVGHDAALRALADLRNRVYARLAATEPVRRFRSGDLVSRLVSDTDSVQDLVVRGVLPMVAAALVGSGAVLLATVLLVPGGALLAAGLLLAGLAVPALAAALSHRPAARAARARARLSTGLVDLLDGAPDLLAYGATGRAVRAVERADDALTRTARRDAALLGLGAGSGALLAGLTLAGTLLLGVAAVDAGTLDAVPMAVLVLTALAAFEIVAPLPAAAAKLAGVRAGLARLVPVLTAAPSVAHRDPGPGPLPARGDLRIRGLTAAYPEPDGGPGRTVLAGLDLDVAEGEHVAVVGASGSGKSTLAAVLFRFLDPVAGSVTLGGRELATRPPDEVRRVVSGVPADPHVFDSTVRENLRLAAPDATDADLSAVLRRVGLAGLGLDAEVGAHGARLSGGMRRRLAVARALLVDPAVLVLDEPTAHLDADTRDTVLDDLLAAAAGRSVVLITHDPAVLDRVDAVHTLRDGRLHRRAGAGHRAGTGPSYAAPNA; translated from the coding sequence ATGAGACCGGCCGGACCCTGGTCGCTCGCCCGCACCGTGCTGCGCCGGCGGGCCCGCGGGATCGCGGCCGGCGCCCTGCTCGGGGCGCTGGCCACCGCCTGCGGGGCCGGGCTGCTGTCGCTGGCCGCGTGGCTGCTGGCCACGGCCGCCGAGCACCCGCCGGTGACGGCGCTGTCGGTCGCGGTCGTCCTCACCCGGGCGCTGGGCGTGGGCCGCGGCGTCGCCCGTTACGCCGAACGCCTGGTCGGGCACGACGCCGCGCTGCGCGCGCTCGCGGACCTCCGCAACCGGGTGTACGCCCGGCTGGCCGCCACCGAGCCCGTCCGCCGGTTCCGGTCGGGCGACCTGGTGTCCCGGCTGGTCAGCGACACCGACTCGGTCCAGGACCTGGTCGTGCGGGGTGTGCTCCCGATGGTCGCCGCCGCGCTGGTGGGCTCCGGTGCGGTGCTGCTGGCGACCGTGCTGCTGGTGCCCGGCGGCGCGCTGCTCGCGGCCGGGCTGCTGCTCGCCGGGCTCGCCGTCCCGGCGCTCGCCGCGGCCCTGTCCCACCGCCCGGCCGCCCGCGCCGCCCGGGCCAGGGCGCGGCTGTCGACCGGGCTGGTCGACCTCCTCGACGGGGCGCCCGACCTGCTGGCCTACGGCGCCACCGGCCGGGCGGTGCGTGCCGTGGAGCGCGCCGACGACGCGCTGACCCGCACCGCGCGCCGGGACGCCGCGCTGCTCGGGCTGGGCGCCGGGTCGGGGGCGCTGCTCGCCGGCCTCACCCTCGCCGGGACGCTGCTGCTCGGCGTCGCCGCGGTCGACGCCGGCACCCTGGACGCGGTCCCGATGGCCGTGCTGGTGCTCACCGCGCTGGCCGCCTTCGAGATCGTCGCGCCGCTGCCGGCCGCCGCCGCGAAGCTCGCCGGCGTCCGCGCCGGGCTGGCCCGCCTGGTGCCGGTGCTGACGGCGGCGCCGTCGGTAGCGCACCGCGACCCCGGCCCCGGTCCGCTGCCCGCCCGGGGCGACCTGCGGATCCGCGGCCTGACCGCGGCCTACCCCGAGCCGGACGGCGGCCCGGGCCGGACGGTGCTCGCCGGCCTCGACCTCGACGTCGCCGAGGGCGAGCACGTCGCCGTGGTCGGCGCGAGCGGCTCGGGCAAGTCGACGCTGGCCGCGGTGCTGTTCCGGTTCCTCGACCCGGTCGCCGGGTCGGTCACGCTCGGCGGCCGGGAGCTGGCCACCCGACCGCCGGACGAGGTGCGGCGGGTCGTGTCCGGGGTCCCGGCCGACCCGCACGTGTTCGACTCGACCGTCCGGGAGAACCTGCGCCTCGCGGCGCCGGACGCCACGGACGCCGACCTGTCGGCGGTGCTGCGCCGGGTCGGGCTGGCCGGGCTCGGTCTCGACGCCGAGGTCGGCGCGCACGGTGCCCGGCTCTCCGGCGGGATGCGCCGCCGGCTGGCGGTGGCCCGCGCCCTGCTGGTCGACCCGGCCGTCCTCGTCCTCGACGAGCCGACCGCGCACCTCGACGCGGACACCCGTGACACCGTGCTGGACGACCTGCTGGCCGCCGCCGCGGGCCGCTCGGTCGTGCTCATCACCCACGACCCGGCCGTCCTCGACCGGGTCGACGCCGTCCACACGCTGCGGGACGGGCGCCTCCACCGCCGAGCCGGGGCGGGTCACCGCGCCGGCACGGGACCGTCCTACGCTGCTCCGAACGCCTGA